ACAATATTCGACAACAAATCCGGATTCTATTAAAACACCATTTATTTTAATTCATGCAGAAGATCATTTGATGTCTGCAATTACCGAATTAAGTATTTTTGAAGAGTTAATACAAGTCTATAAACTAATTAATGAATTAAAAAAATAGGAGAAATTATGAATATATTGCTTGTATGTAGTGCAGGAATGTCTACAAGTATGTTAGTACAAAAAATGGAAGAATACGCTAGAAAGCATAATATGGATATACGTATTGAAGCTTCATCGGAATCAAAATTTAATGAGGTGATTGATAATTTTGATGTTGTTTTGTTGGCCCCACAAGTTAGGTTTAGCAAAGGAAGGCTGGAAGATATTGCAAGGCCAAAGGGGATTCCTGTTGAATCAATAGATACAATTGATTACGGAACGATGAATGGAGCTAATGTGTTAAACCTTGCTTTTAATGCAGTAGCTAGGAAGCAAGATTTAGTTAATAGTCAAAGCTTGAAGGAAATTTGAGATGAAGGAAATAGGAGTATCAATATACCCTAATGTAAGCTCTAAAAATAGAATTATTGAATACTTGGAAAAAAGTGCATCTCTTGGGTTTACAAGAGTGTTTACATCTCTTCTTTATACTGATGGTGCTGAGTTTAGCACCTTTAAAGAAGTTCTTGATACTGCAAACAAATTGGGAATGAAGCCAATTATAGATGTAGCACCTTGCATTTTTAAGAAACTGAATATTGATTTTACGGATCTTAGAAATTGTTTAAAGCTTGATTATTTCAAGCAACTTGGAGCTTGGGCTATTAGGCTTGATTGTCCGTTTACGGGAATTGAAGAGTCATTAATGACCTTTAATGACTCTAACTTGAAAATAGAGTTAAATATAAGTAGTATCAATGGACATATAGATACAATAATGTCTTTCAGGCCAAACAAAGATAATTTACTAGGATGTCATAATTTTTATCCACACAAATATACAGGTCTTTCAAGAGATTTTTTTAGAGCAACTACAAAGGCATTTAAACGAAATTCAATACCTACGTCTGCGTTTGTCAGCTCAGTTAAAGCAGAAGAGTGTGCAAGGGGAATTGAAAAAGATGGAGCACCTACACTAGAAGAACATAGAGATAAGGATATTGAACTTCAAACCAAAGATCTTTTCAAAGAAGGAATGGATGCAGTCATTATTTCAAATTGTTTTCCAGATGATTTGGAGCTAGAAAAGATGGCTAGAGTAAATAGATGTTTGCTGGAATTGAAAGCTAGTTTAAATCCCAGAATCAGTCCCATAGAAAGGGAAGTGATTTTAGATGTCCTGCATTTCAATAGGGGCGATATTACTTCTTATAGGCTTCGGTCAACCATGCCAAGAGTATATTATAAAGATGCAAATTTTACATTACATTCTCCCGATGAGATTAAACGAGGCGATATATTGATAGATTCTTCGCAGTATTTGGGGTATGGTGGGGAACTTCAGGTAGCTCTTAAGGACACGTCTAATAATGGACTTGTTAATGTGGTTGGAAGAATACATGAGGAGGAATTATATCTTCTTGATGAAATAAAAGCTTGGGAAAAATTCAAAATCATAGAAATGAAAGAAAGAGATATTAATATTTACCAAAACTCTCTATAAGCTTACTTGCTGTTAATTTAAGATCATCTTTATTAGTTTATAGCTTTCTAGCAAATTAGAACAAAGTCAAGAGTTTTTTTGTAAGGTTTGGCAACATTAAGTGTATTTAAATTAAATTAATTTTAGGGGTAGTCGTTAACTAAAACTGAGAACATGAGTGAAGGAAAAGAAATATTAGGGGTAAAAACCAATCACCCATATGTAAATGAATACAGAGATACTGTAAATAATCTTTTTACAAATACTAGATCTAGAGATGATCTAGAAAATTTTTTTTACTACTTTGAAAGGGAATTTAAAAATATAAAATTTGGGAACTTTACGTCAGAATCAGAAGTAAAAACTTTCGTTGAAACTATTTTCGTAGAGCTGTCCTATGCAGTTAAGCAACAAATTGGTGTTGTAGAAAGCGATAAATTATCAATAACGGATATTTTATTGTTTAAAAATCAAGATGACAAGGAATTTTTTGAAAAAAGTTTAATTGGTAGCGAAATAATTCTTAGTGAAAAGATTTTACTTGTTATTGAAGTTAAAAGCCCAGATATCGATTTAGGAAAATCAGAAGACCAGTTTTATGATGCACTCAATCAATATAAAAGAGATTTTGGGATAATTACCAATGGGCATATATGGAGATTTTATGACAAATCACAAATTTATACTGGAGAGAAAAAATATATTGAGTTTAATTTTTCAGAAATATTAAAGAATAAATTTAACGGTCAGGAAGGTTTCCTTCTGTTTTATTATCTTGTTCGGAAGGACAGGTATTTAAGTGGTGAAATTGAAGAAGAAAAAATAGAAAGGATACGTGAACAAGATACAATAAAGAAAACGCTTAAGGAAATACTTTATGCAAATCCTGATGACTCTATTGTATTTAAGATATCAAAGAATATATATGAAAAAGAATTTAGAGCAAACCCTTATATTACTTTTAAAGAATTAGAGACTATTTTAGAGGAATCAATAATATTTGTACTGAGAATATTTTTCATTGCTTACATCGAAGATAAATTTAGAGATGTTTTAGAGGCGCACGCAGTATACAAAGATAAGGTTTCTTTTAGGCATTTCCTTTACCCGAAGCTAACCCAGGAAAACATAAAATACAGCGAATTATTATCTATTTTTTTGTTACTGGACAAAGGAATGGATAATGGACTTATTAAATTTCCCATGTTTAACGGAGGACTTTTTTGTGAATCTAAAGCAAGGCATTTAACAAACGAAAACTTATTAACAACAGAGGAAATAAAAGATATTTTAACCAAGATTTTGTTCTTTAAGGAGGAAAATGCTAGGAATAAAAAATATATAGGATATTCAAAGATAGATGTAAAAAGCTTTGGGGAACTTTATGAGGCACTTCTTGAGTATGATTTAAGAATTGCTCAAGATATCATTTATCGTATTAAAGTAGATGGTAATTACCTAATTTACACTGAAAATAATTTACCTACCCAATATAAAAATACAAGGGAAGATGTTAGCACATATTACAAAGGGGATATTTATCTTACTTCAATGTCTCTGAATAGAAAAAAAAGCGGAGCTTTTTATACGCCAGACAATCTTACAGAATTTATGGCAACTTCAGCCATTGAAGAACAACTTAAAAATAAATCTCCCTTCAACATTAAGATCATTGATAATGCTTGTGGATCTGGCCACTTTTTGATTTCAAGTTTAAATTATCTTACAGATAAGGTTTATGCCAGTATTGACGACTTTAAGGATGTTAAAAGTGAAATGGAAAATGAACATAGGATCATTAAAGCTGAGATTAGCAAATATGGCATAAGAAATATAGATGATAAACTAATTTTAAAGAGAATGTTGCTCAAAAAATGCATTTACGGAGTAGATATTAATCCAATTGCTGTTGAGGTTACGATGCTAAGTCTTTGGATCAATACTTTTATTTTTGGGACTCCCTTAAGCTTCATTGAGCATCACATTAAAACGGGTAATGCCTTAATTGGATATATGAGCGACGAATTTTATCATATTATTCTTAAGCATCTTCCCAACGATGCAAGCCTGTGGTTGAATGAAAAAATTAAGAATATTATTAAAAAAACAGAAGAATCTTTGCAAAAATTGAAACTCATTAACGACATTACTAAGGAACAGGTTGAAGCATCTAAGATAATTTATTCTGAGTACAAGAGAGATGGATATAAATTAAGACTGGTTTTTTCTCTGGCTAAATTATATGAACTATATTCAATTAAATCTTTAGAATTGAGTAAAAATATAACGTTTGGAGGTAGTGGTAGTTATGATGTTGCAAAATTGATAGACAGCATTATGAATGATGATATTCCAGACGATGATAGTGAGATAATAAAAGAAATTGAAGCATTTCACGATGAGTATAAGATTTTTCATTATGGAATAGAATTTCCTGATGCAGCTAATGGTTTTGAAATTGTTATTGGAAACCCACCTTGGAAGAAGGCTAAATTTAATGAGTCTGAATTTTTTGCTAAATACAACCCCGATTATAGGAAATTAAGTATACTTGAGCAAAATAAATTTAAATCAGAGACAATGGGAAGTGACATAAGCACCGAAAGTAAAATATTGACTAGTTTATATGGAGACGAGAAAAGAATTGTCGGTAAGTTAAATGATATTTATAAGAATGGTTTTAAAAAATTTTCATGTGGAGGAGATCCCAATCTTTTTCGATATTTTGTGGCATTTAATTTGAAGCTCATAGCTAGGGGAGGCAATTTAACATATCTTATTCCTTCTTGCATGTGGAGTGAACATAGCTCTCAAAAACTCAGAATATTTATTTTAAAGAACTACAAATTGAATTATCTATACCAGTTTCAGAATAATAAACGATTTACAGATGTAGTATCCTGTTTTAAGTTTGCCATTTTCCAAATTAGTAATAACGGTAGTAAAACATCGCAGTTTAAAGCAAAGTTTATGATTCAAAAGGGCGACAAAATAGTTGAAGAGATGACCGAAGAGCTAAAGTTTATTAAGAAAGGCCAAAATTTTCCTTATAAAGGGCTTCATTTAAGCTTAAAAGATATTAAAGACATTTCTCCTGTTAAATATATTGTTGCAGAATACACGAGTAAAGAAGAATTTAACCTAACCAAAAAAATGTTTAAGAAATTTGATATACTCTGTGAGGATTATATCAATTTCGGAGAGGGCCTGCACGCTACTAAATATAGATCTTATTTCAAAGAATGTGATACAAGAGAAGATGACAGTATATTCCTTTACAAAGGAGCCAACGTGCATCAATTTAATTCAAGATACTTTGAAAAGGAGGTTAAGGGTACTTCTCAGTTGTTATGGATAAGTAAGCAAGACTTAAAGAACATAGTCCCGAACTGTTTAAGATATGAGAATTTTAAAATACAATATAGGAA
The sequence above is drawn from the Borrelia sp. RT5S genome and encodes:
- a CDS encoding PTS sugar transporter subunit IIB, encoding MNILLVCSAGMSTSMLVQKMEEYARKHNMDIRIEASSESKFNEVIDNFDVVLLAPQVRFSKGRLEDIARPKGIPVESIDTIDYGTMNGANVLNLAFNAVARKQDLVNSQSLKEI
- a CDS encoding DUF871 domain-containing protein; the protein is MKEIGVSIYPNVSSKNRIIEYLEKSASLGFTRVFTSLLYTDGAEFSTFKEVLDTANKLGMKPIIDVAPCIFKKLNIDFTDLRNCLKLDYFKQLGAWAIRLDCPFTGIEESLMTFNDSNLKIELNISSINGHIDTIMSFRPNKDNLLGCHNFYPHKYTGLSRDFFRATTKAFKRNSIPTSAFVSSVKAEECARGIEKDGAPTLEEHRDKDIELQTKDLFKEGMDAVIISNCFPDDLELEKMARVNRCLLELKASLNPRISPIEREVILDVLHFNRGDITSYRLRSTMPRVYYKDANFTLHSPDEIKRGDILIDSSQYLGYGGELQVALKDTSNNGLVNVVGRIHEEELYLLDEIKAWEKFKIIEMKERDINIYQNSL
- a CDS encoding N-6 DNA methylase — encoded protein: MSEGKEILGVKTNHPYVNEYRDTVNNLFTNTRSRDDLENFFYYFEREFKNIKFGNFTSESEVKTFVETIFVELSYAVKQQIGVVESDKLSITDILLFKNQDDKEFFEKSLIGSEIILSEKILLVIEVKSPDIDLGKSEDQFYDALNQYKRDFGIITNGHIWRFYDKSQIYTGEKKYIEFNFSEILKNKFNGQEGFLLFYYLVRKDRYLSGEIEEEKIERIREQDTIKKTLKEILYANPDDSIVFKISKNIYEKEFRANPYITFKELETILEESIIFVLRIFFIAYIEDKFRDVLEAHAVYKDKVSFRHFLYPKLTQENIKYSELLSIFLLLDKGMDNGLIKFPMFNGGLFCESKARHLTNENLLTTEEIKDILTKILFFKEENARNKKYIGYSKIDVKSFGELYEALLEYDLRIAQDIIYRIKVDGNYLIYTENNLPTQYKNTREDVSTYYKGDIYLTSMSLNRKKSGAFYTPDNLTEFMATSAIEEQLKNKSPFNIKIIDNACGSGHFLISSLNYLTDKVYASIDDFKDVKSEMENEHRIIKAEISKYGIRNIDDKLILKRMLLKKCIYGVDINPIAVEVTMLSLWINTFIFGTPLSFIEHHIKTGNALIGYMSDEFYHIILKHLPNDASLWLNEKIKNIIKKTEESLQKLKLINDITKEQVEASKIIYSEYKRDGYKLRLVFSLAKLYELYSIKSLELSKNITFGGSGSYDVAKLIDSIMNDDIPDDDSEIIKEIEAFHDEYKIFHYGIEFPDAANGFEIVIGNPPWKKAKFNESEFFAKYNPDYRKLSILEQNKFKSETMGSDISTESKILTSLYGDEKRIVGKLNDIYKNGFKKFSCGGDPNLFRYFVAFNLKLIARGGNLTYLIPSCMWSEHSSQKLRIFILKNYKLNYLYQFQNNKRFTDVVSCFKFAIFQISNNGSKTSQFKAKFMIQKGDKIVEEMTEELKFIKKGQNFPYKGLHLSLKDIKDISPVKYIVAEYTSKEEFNLTKKMFKKFDILCEDYINFGEGLHATKYRSYFKECDTREDDSIFLYKGANVHQFNSRYFEKEVKGTSQLLWISKQDLKNIVPNCLRYENFKIQYRKIARNTDERTMISALKPRYSYCTYSLYLNYEKPSVSILKKLFIISVFNSLPFDFLIRKFVEINVQKTFLYQCPMPQPTDEEILSNPIYLKLVKNACILTVKNDPSNFSELLDIKELEFTEEEKAKISKLDFKDRYYQEIEREINFIVAFLYSLTPGEFFILLEDFKVLKKKKGKNYFLSLVEKYARWLKEEKKQLDF